The nucleotide window GAAAGTTTTCCCCCTGACGGGCTTATCTCAATGAACGGTTCATTTATTGAACCCTTTTACTCTTTTTATTCCAAAAATATGCTGAAAAAACTAAAATATAACATTGATATAAAAAATTATAAAATAACAGACAGTATTAATATGTGTAATATTGAATTCGTAAATACCGAGATAATAAAAAAATATGCCGGTAATATTGATATTTTTACTAATCTGAATTATCCCTGCGATCTGGAAATTTTTTCAGGGGCATTTATTAAGGAGCTCTGTCTGAATGATAAAAAATATTGAAATAATAAGATATAGCAACGGAATTCTCGAAAAAACCAATGATAATATCACAGAGGAAAGTAAAATTAATATTTTTGTAAACGGAAGCCATTATATTAGTCTTCTCTGCAGTAACAGCGAACTAAAAGAACTGTGTACCGGCTTTCTCTTTTCGGAAGGTGTTATTTCCAGTTTCAAAGATATTAAAAATATTGAATTCTCATGTAATAACAATATTTTCATTACTCTTGACGAATCTGTATCCTTTTCTCCCGAAAAGCAAAGAATCATAGTTTCAGGATGCTCCAAAGGAAGTATTGAAGAAACTCTTATGGAACAAAATCATTTATATTTTTCTGATTCTGATCCTAAGTACAAAATTTCTGATATTTTAGATTATATGAAAGAGCTGAATTCCCATTCTGAAATTTTCAAAAAAACAGGGGGTACACATTGCTGTGTTCTTTGTCATAAAAATGATAAAATTATATCTGAAGATATCGGACGGCATAATGCTCTTGATAAAATTATAGGAAAAAGCCTAATTTTTGATTTTAAGCCATCTGAAAGCATTTTGCTATTAACGGGTAGGGTCTCCTCTGAAATTCTTCTTAAAAGTGCTAAATTTGGCATTAGAATTATTATTTCACGTTCTGCTCCGACAGATTTTTCCGTGGAAACTGCTTTAAAAATAAATATGACTCTGGCTGGTTTTGCAAGAGGCAGTAAAATGAATATATATTCCGGTGTCCACAGACTGATCAATGCATGAAATTTTATTATTAATAAATATCTCCGGATTTTGTATGTCCGGTTTTTTTGAAATATTTTTTAATTGGTTGTCTTTTTTTCGGTTGATAAAAATATAACCTTAATGATAAAATAAAATAACTTAAAAAATAAATACAGGTGGTTAATTTGATAATTAGTGCAAGCAGAAGATGCGATATTCCAAAATACGGAAAAAAGTGGTTTTTAGATAATATTAAACAAGGATATGTCAATGTCACTAATCCTTTTAACAGAAATCAGGTAAAAAAAGTTTCACTGCATAATGAAGATGTGGATCTTTTTGTCTTTTGGACAAAAGATGGTTCTGATTTTACAGAGGTTTTGGATTTTCTTGAAAGTAAAAATATGAAATTTTTAATACAATATACAATAAACGGATATCCTTCTGATATAGAGCCTTTTACCGGTGATACCGACAAGATCATCAGGAATTTTAATGATATAAACTCACGATATCCCGGATCTGTGCTTTGGAGATACGACCCTGTTATTCTCACAGACAGATTTGATCTGAAATACCATACCGAAAAGTTTACATATATTTTTGAGAATATAAAACACTCTACTACAAGGTGTTACACCAGTTTTTTTGATGAATACAGAAAAAACAAAAAATTTATAGCTGCACATAATGTTAATACAGATAATTTTTCAAAATATGAAGAGGTTCTCGCTGAATTTGACAATATTGTGGACGGTTCCGCTGTAAAACTTATTGTCTGTTCCGAGCCGATAAATTATATCAGTTATAAAAATGTGATAAAAGGTGCATGCATTGACAAGGATTATATTAATGATATTTTCGGTCTGAACATTCAGGGAAAAAGAGATTCCGGACAAAGGAAAGACTGTTATTGCGTGAAAAGTACCGATATCGGGGCTTACAACCAGTGTAAAACAGGCTGTAAATACTGTTATGCCTGTAATAATAACAAAATTTAAAGGGGAATGATAATATGGAATTTTTCCAATACGGACAAAAAGAAACAGATTACCTGAAAAGTAAAGATAAGCGTCTTGCTGAACTTATTGAAAGACTGGGTCCGGTACAGAGGGAGATTATCCCCGATCTTTTTGCCGGGCTGGTTAACAGTATCGTGGGACAGCAGATTTCCACAAAGGCTTTTATTACTATCTGGAAAAGAATAACAGACCTTTTTGGGACTGTCACCCCTGAAAGTATTCTTTCCAAATCTGCCGAAGAGCTGCAAAAGTGCGGTATTACAATGAAAAAAGCAAACTATATACAAAATATAGCTATGGATATAACAAATGGAAAACTTAACCTTGATATACTGTATGAATTACCTGACGATGAAGTCTGCCGCAGGCTTTCTTCTCTAAACGGCATAGGCACATGGACAGCAGAAATGCTTATGACTTTTTCCATGCAGCGGCTGGATATACTAAGCTGGGATGATCTGGCTATAAGACGCGGTATTATGATGCTTTACAGACAT belongs to Sebaldella sp. S0638 and includes:
- the fdhD gene encoding formate dehydrogenase accessory sulfurtransferase FdhD → MIKNIEIIRYSNGILEKTNDNITEESKINIFVNGSHYISLLCSNSELKELCTGFLFSEGVISSFKDIKNIEFSCNNNIFITLDESVSFSPEKQRIIVSGCSKGSIEETLMEQNHLYFSDSDPKYKISDILDYMKELNSHSEIFKKTGGTHCCVLCHKNDKIISEDIGRHNALDKIIGKSLIFDFKPSESILLLTGRVSSEILLKSAKFGIRIIISRSAPTDFSVETALKINMTLAGFARGSKMNIYSGVHRLINA
- a CDS encoding DUF1848 domain-containing protein, giving the protein MIISASRRCDIPKYGKKWFLDNIKQGYVNVTNPFNRNQVKKVSLHNEDVDLFVFWTKDGSDFTEVLDFLESKNMKFLIQYTINGYPSDIEPFTGDTDKIIRNFNDINSRYPGSVLWRYDPVILTDRFDLKYHTEKFTYIFENIKHSTTRCYTSFFDEYRKNKKFIAAHNVNTDNFSKYEEVLAEFDNIVDGSAVKLIVCSEPINYISYKNVIKGACIDKDYINDIFGLNIQGKRDSGQRKDCYCVKSTDIGAYNQCKTGCKYCYACNNNKI
- a CDS encoding DNA-3-methyladenine glycosylase; this encodes MEFFQYGQKETDYLKSKDKRLAELIERLGPVQREIIPDLFAGLVNSIVGQQISTKAFITIWKRITDLFGTVTPESILSKSAEELQKCGITMKKANYIQNIAMDITNGKLNLDILYELPDDEVCRRLSSLNGIGTWTAEMLMTFSMQRLDILSWDDLAIRRGIMMLYRHKKLDKNLFAKYKKRYSPYGSVASLYLWELSMGK